In Oceaniferula flava, the genomic window GATGCAGCGGCCTAAACAAGAAGGTCTCGGCGCGGCATTTGGTTCGGGTCTGACCGATCAAGCCTTTGGTGCCCGCACCACGGATGTTCTCCAGAAAGGCACGGTTTATCTCGGCACACTGTTTTTCGTGATCACCTTGGTGCTAGCCATCCTGATTGGTAAGCGTCAGAACGTGGATCACAACATGGCGGATGACTCCACGGATCCTACCGAGGAAGTGTTGCCCAATGTGCCTGCCGTCGATGATGAGGAAGCTCCTGTCACCATGCCTACCGATGGTGTGGATGTGCCAGCAGCTCCTGTGACTCCTCCGGCTGCACCGGCTCCTTCCGAGGAAGAGCCAGCCACGCCACCCGCCGCTCCCGCTGAGTCGGAAGCTGGTGGTGATCAATAATTTATCGTGGCGGAACCATCCAAGCCGGATGTTCTGAAGCCGGACGAAGTTCCGGCCTGGGCACGCGATGATGCGTTCCCTCTGAAACCCGATACCGCCGAGTATGGCGTCATCGATGCCAAGGGCGCAGTGCATCACGCCGCTGACGCCCGTGACTTGGCCGAAAAAGTAGGCGGTCTGAGGTCGGGAGTCGACTTGGTTTGGACCCCCGAGCATCCACGATTGGTGGTGCCTGAGGCCGTTCCTGCGCTACGCCAGGTGCTGCGCCAGCGCCAGGCAAAATTTGCCGACCAGGATGCCAGCGACGGCCAGCGCATGAGTCTTGTGTTTGGCGCGGCGGTGCTCTGGACCGGTTATGCGGCCTGGAGTAATTATGGGCGGAACTGGCACGCGCTGTATTCCAGCCAGCTCACGGGTCTGGCCGCGCTCTTGCTGCTGATGTTTGGGCTGCTGCCGCTTTACGAAAGTTGGAAAACCAGGCGAAAGCTGGCGAAAACCGAGCCATCCGACCTTGCCGAGGAAATCCCTGAAGCTCAATTCGATGCCTGGCTGCAGCGGAGGAAAGTTCCGGTGACTTACTTCCTGTTGGCTTGTTTGATCGCGGTGGGCTTGGCGCAGTTGTTCATCGACTGGGGTTCCACGGGGATGAAACCTTCCATCCTTCGCGCCGGATTGTTAAAAATGAAAGCGCTGAGCTACCCGGAGGTGGCTGATGCGGCCGCTCAGTGGCGACTGTTCACAGCGCCCTTGCTGCACGGCAATATCGTGCACCTGCTGATGAATGCGGGTGGGATTCTCTACCTTGGGCGACGCACCGAGACGCTGGCTCGCTGGCCGCATTTGCTCATTGTCATTGCCATGGCCTCGTGGATCGGTGGTTTGGCGTCGTTCTACTGGCTGCCTAAGTCGCCTGCCGTGGGCTCGTCCGGTGGCCTGATGGGCTTGCTTGGCTTCATGCTCGTTTTTGAAAAGATGCACATGCGTTTGGTGCCTCGTCCCGCTCAGCGGCGCTTGTTGGCTGGGATTTTCCTGATGGTGGTGATCGGTTTTCTGGGGATGAGCTTCATTGACAATGCGGCACATGCCGGTGGTCTGTTAGCTGGGATGGCATATGCCGCTATCGTCTTTCCGCGTTCCTCATCCTTCCATCGCCCGAATGCGATGACACGCGATAAATGGGTGGGGGCTCTTGTTGGGGTTTTGATTCTTGGCACCACCAGCTTTGCGATCTATCATGTGCTGCTTGGCTAGCGTTTGTTAGGAAAGGTGAAGCGTGTGAGAAAGTTGACACGCGGACTTGTCAAACGGCTGGCGACTGGCAATGAATACAGGTGCTGGCACACCGCCGGAACCATCGACGGAATCACTTATGTACGTAATCGGGATTGATACTGGCACCCAGGGGACAAAGGCCCTTGTTTTTGACCTCGAGAAGGCGGTTGTAGTGGCTCAGTCGTCTCAATCTTACGGTATGGTCGAGGGGCTGCCCGAGGGACACCGCGAGCAGGATCCGGCGCTGTGGATCAAGGCGGTGGATGCCACCGTGCGCGATTGTGTCAAGCAGCTCGGTTCGGAGGTTGCCCGCGTCGCCGCGATCGGTGTCAGTGGCCAGCAGCATGGATTGGTAGTGCTCGACGATGCCAACCGCATCATCCGCCCGGCCAAGCTGTGGTGTGACACCTCCACCACCGAGCAGTGCGATGAAATTTCCCGCGCTTTCGGTGGATCGCCCGGTCTGATCGAGCTAGCAGGCAACCCCATGCAGCCAGGCTACACCGCGTCCAAGATCCTGTGGCTGAAACAAAATGAGCCACAGAACTTCGGCAGGATCGAAACTGTCTTGCTGCCTCACGATTTTATCAATTACTGGCTAACCGGCGTTAAACGCATGGAGCCGGGCGATGCCTCGGGCACTGGCTTGTTCGATGTGCGCAACCGTTGCTGGAGCAAGGAAATGATCGATTTCATCGACCCGGTGTTGCATCGTGTGTTGCCGGAAATCGGTTCCTCCCGTGACGTGCTCGGGCCGATTCGTCCGGAGCTGGCCAAAGCCTGGGGGCTGGGCACCCACGTGCTTGTGAGTGCGGGCGGGGGAGATAACATGATGGGCGCCATCGGCACAGGCAATGTGAACCCGGGCCAAGTCACCGTGTCTCTCGGCACCAGCGGCACGGTCTACGGTGTCAGCGACAAGCCATTGATCGATCCCCAGGGCGAGGTCGCCGCATTCTGCGATTCCACCGATCAGTGGTTGCCGTTGGTCTGCTCGATGAATGCCACCGTTGTGACCGAGCTTGTTAGAAAACACTACGGGTGGGATCACGAGCAGATGGAGAAAGAGGTTGCCTCAGCTCCGATGGGGGCGGAGGGAATGATGATGCTGCCCTACCTGCAGGGCGAGCGCACACCGAGTTTGCCGGAAGGCTGCGGCGTGCTCCACGGCATGAATCTCACCAATTTCACCCCGGCCAATGTCATGCGCGCTGCGATGGAGGGTGTCAGTCTCAGCCTCGGCTACGGCATGCTACGGATGACCGAACTCGGTTTTGAGCCGACCTCAGTGCGACTCACCGGTGGCGGCGCGAAGAGTGCCACGTGGCGTCAGATTTTAGCCGATGTTTTCGGTCTCCCGGTGGTCGCCCTGAAAACAGATGAGGGTGCTGCGCTCGGTGCGGCACTGCAGGCGGCGGTCGGGTTTTTCGAGCACAGCGGTGAGTCCCTGAGCTACGATGAGATCATTAGCTACGCGGTGGTCCCCGATGAGGCAACCCAATGCGAGCCGGACGAGGAGCGGCATGAGTTCTATCAAAACCTGCTGGCCCAACAGCAGTATCTGGTAGAGACCCTGCATATTCCCGGTTTCCTCTAAGCCCCATTTTTTTAAGCAACGGTGAGTAAAGGATCGGATATCAGAGGCACTTGGAAACAGCGACTGGCTGGCAAGGTGGTCACGGTGTTGATTAAGCTGTTAGGCCTGACTTTGCGCTGCAAGTTGGAAGACCCGCATGGCGTCCGTGCGCTGGCCCAGCCAGGGGTGCCGGTCATCTGGGTGTTCTGGCATAATTGTCTGATTGCAGCGCCACTGAACAAAACCAAATTCAGCGGCAGCGCGCCAGCCAGTGCTCTCGCCAGCGCCAGCAAGGACGGCGCGGTGATCGAGTCGGTAGTGAGCAGCTTTGGAGTGAAAACCGTGCGCGGCTCAAGCTCCCGTCGCGGCGTCGCGGCCTTGATTGCTTTGAAAAAAGCGCTGAAAGCAGGCGAACAGCTCTTTGTCACTCCGGATGGTCCGCGTGGCCCGCGCTACCACTTGCAGCCGGGGATTGTGAAGCTGGCTCAGTCGTCCGGCGCTCCGGTGCTGCCGGTGAGATTCACCCATAGCTCCAGCTGGCGGGTGAAAAGTTGGGACCGTTTTCACATTCCCAAACCCTTCAGTCGTATCACCATTCACCTGGAAAAGCCGATCCAGGTTTCGGCGCGCATGGACGGAGAGGCATTTGAGCAATGTCGCAAGGGGATTGAGACAGCCCTGCGCCAAGGCGTGGATGATTTGCCGGAACTCTAACCGTCGGTGGTGGTGGGCATGGAAATGCGATACTTTTCTCAGTTTATTCTTTGCTGATAGGTCCCAATAGTTTTCCCTGATGACGTGAGCACAATCATCGATGGTAAAGCGGTAGCCGAAAAAGTCCTGGCCGAATGCGGTCAGCAAATTGAGGAGTTACAAACACGCGGCGTGGTTCCCGGCCTCGCCGTGGTTCTGGTCGGTGATGACCCTGCTTCAAAAGTTTACGTGGGCTCGAAAGTGCGCAAGTGCGCCGAGCTCGGCCTGCACTCCCGCAAGATTGAACTGCCTGCCGATGCCACCCATCAGCAGGTGCTGGATGTGGTGCATGAGCTGAATGCCGATCCCCAAATCCACGGTATCCTGGTGCAGTCGCCACCTCCGCCGCAGATCGATGAAGACGCCATTGTTAGGGCGATCGATCCCGCCAAGGACGTCGATGGATTTCATCCTGAAAATGTTGCGAAACTCGCACTGGAAGACAGCAGCGGCTATGTGCCCTGCACTCCGGCCGGCTGCATGCGCCTGCTCAAGGAGGCTGGTGTGGAAACTTCCGGCGCCGAGGCCGTGGTGATTGGTCGCAGCATGATTGTGGGCAAGCCCATGGCGCTGCTGCTGATGAGCAAGGAGGGCAATGCCACCGTCACCGTGGCGCACTCACGGACCAAGGACCTCGTCGAGGTGTGCCGTCGTGCGGATATTATTGTGGCAGCAATTGGTCGACCCGAATTCGTCACCGCCGACATGGTGAAAGACGGAGCCGTGGTGATCGATGTGGGTATCAACCGAGTCGAAGATGCTTCCGCCAAGCGCGGCTATCGTCTGGTCGGTGATGTTGCTTATGACGAGGTGGCACCGAAGTGCTCAGCCATCACTCCTGTTCCTGGCGGCGTGGGTCCAATGACCATCGCCATGCTGATTTCCAACACGATCAAAGCGGCGTGTCAGAGTCAGCGGGCTTAATTGCTATTGTCTAGAGGGGATGGGGCGCAAAGAGGAAATCTCGAAAAGTCTCTTTGCTGATCGCCCTAAACGGAACCCTCTCGACGAAGGGCTCAAGCCCTCCGTCATGAAGTGAATCTCTTGGTAGCTTAGCGGCTACTTGACAATCTCCCAGACCTCACAGATCTGGTTTTGGGTGTGATCCTCGGTGGAAAAACGGCTGGTCTGACCGAGGTAGACAGCCTTCACCTGCTGGCCGCTCTCTTTCATGGTGTTCACCACGGAGGCCACCGTGGTGGCGCGCTTGGCTGAGAGCTCGCGGTTGCTTTTTGCATCACCCGTTTTCGAGGCGTAACCGACCACCAAGAAAAAGGTGTCGGGGTCTTTCTTCGTGCTCAATGCCTGACGGATCAGAGCCTCGCGATCGAAGGTGATCTGCGATGAGCCGGTGGCAAATTCCTGACGCAGCACGATGCGGGCGTTCAGGGTGGTTCCGATGTTTTGGTAGGCTGCAGCCAGCTGTTGAGGGTTGGTGTTTTCCAATGTGCGCAGGCGCTCGAAAAGTGCGGCGGCCTCTGCTGGGAGATCCTTGTAGGATTCGATGAACAGTCGAGTGCGATCAAGCTGGGCACGGAGGCGTTGGATTTCATAACGCTGTTGATTGACCCTTGGGCGGAGCTGCTCGAGCTCGGCCACGACATCGCTGTATTTCTTCCGCTCTACGCTGTTCTTGGCATCTTCTCTGAGTGCGTTCACTTGCTGCTGGAGTTGTTTTTCCTTGGCAATGCTGACGTCGAGCATCTTGTTCAGGCTGGCGAGCTGTTCGTTGGTGGGACGTGACTGAAATTCGGTCAGTTGCTTGCGCAGCATGGCGGCCTGGTTTTCGGCGATTTTCAGATCGTTCTGCAAGCGAGTTACTTCAGCGCTAGCATTGCCGGCTTGAGCAAGCTCCTTCTGCAGGGTCGCGATTTGTGCATAGAGTTGCTGTGAGTTCTGAGAGTGGGCATTGAGTTCACTCTCGAGTTTGCGCATGGCGGCGTCTTTTTGTGCCAGCTCTTTTTCCCACTGACTGGTCAGGGCTGCGAGTGATACGGCATCGCGCTGGAGGCGATCGGCCATGCTGCGTGCGCTGTGTGCGCTTTCAGGCAGAGGTGCTTCACCGCGGCTCTGGCGGATGGCATTGGTGTCAGCGCGGAGTTGAGCATTACGGGCTTTAAGCTCCGTGAGGTCAGAAGAATCCTTTTTGCTGAACGGGCTCTGACCGTTCATGGAGAACATCAGCATGATAAACAGCAGAACCACGACGAGAATAATCAGCCCAGTTGTGAGGGCTGGGTTGGCTGCAGGTTTCGTCGCGACGACAGGGGCTGCTTGTTCGGGTGTGCTTGAGGTGGTTGATTCTTGGTTTTCCATGGTGGGAGGAAGTTGGTTCGAGAGGTGTGTGCTGGGGTTTAGCGTGTTTTGAGGGCGAGTGCAAGGTCGCTGTTTTTGGGGGCAATCGCGGCTTGTTTAAGCGTGGGCGAGCTTGAGGTTGGGGTTGATATCCTCATGTAAACTGGATTTTTTACCCCGCAGATGACTGTGTAAGGCGACGAAGCCAATCATCGCGGCGTTGTCGGTGGAGAGGGCGGGGGGCGCGATCAGCAGTTCGAGCCCATTTTGGTCGCAGGCCTCTTGCATCGCGTTGCGCAAGGTCTTGTTGCAAGAAACGCCGCCGGAAAGGGTGATGAGTTTTTCTCCGCATTGCGCAGCGGCGCGCAAGGTTTTGGTTACCAGCACATCAATGACCGCTTGTTGAAACGAGGCACAGAGGTCGGGGATCGCGTCCTTGGGAGCACGGCCCTGTTCGGGGTCGAGCTTTTCCAGCTGATAGAGCACCGCCGTTTTTAATCCTGAAAAGGAGAAGTCCAGGCCTTCCTTCATCATGGCGCGCGGAAAGTCGAAGGCGGTCGCTGATCCCTGATGAGCCTGTTTTTCGATCTCAGGGCCGCCAGGGTAGGGCAGGCCGAGCATTTTTCCTACCTTGTCGTAAGCCTCGCCCGCGGCATCGTCGCGGGTGCTTCCTAACAGCTTGTAATCGCCGAAGTCGCGCATGTGGATCAGCAGGGTGTGGCCGCCGGAGACGATCAGGGCGAGGTTCGACTTCAGTTCGGGAGCTTCCAGGAATGGCGACAGCAAATGTCCTTCCATGTGGTTGACTGAAATGAACGGTTTGCCGGTGGCCACGGAGAGTGACTTGGCGGTGGTATTGCCCACCAGTAGGGAGGAGGCCAAGCCGGGGCCGGCGGTGGCACCGAAGGCATCAATGTCGTGGATTTTCAACCCGGCATTGGCCAGCGCCAGTTCGATGAGGGGGCGCAGGTGCAGCGAGTGGTTTCTGCTGGCCAGCTCAGGCACCACACCGCCGAACTCGCGGTGGATGTCAATCTGGGAGGAAATCTCAGAGGCCAGGATCTCCAGCTGACCCGGCTCGTGGCGTAGGATCGCCACAGCGGTTTCGTCGCAGCTGGATTCGATGGCGAGGATCGTCGTCGGCATGGGGATTTTTTAAACAGGAAATCCGCAATGCACAGGATAATTTTGACCACAGGATGAGTTTAGCCGCGAAGCGGTCTTTACAAAAGCAGGCGGCTTTGGCAGAAACCGCGCCATGTCCGAGCTTCCCAAAGCCTATGAACCGCAAGCGGTTGAAAAAAACTGGTATGCCGCCTGGTTGGAAAACCAATGTTTCAGTGCCGACCCCTCATCGGAGAAGGAAGGTTACTCCATTGTCATCCCGCCCCCGAACGTCACCGGCATTCTGCACCTTGGACACGTTCTTAATAACACCATTCAAGACATTCTCTGCCGCCGCGCGCGTCAGCAGGGGAAAGAGGTGATGTGGCTGCCTGGCACCGATCACGCAGGGATTGCCACCCAGACGAAGGTGGAGCGACAGCTGCGCGACGAGGAAGGAAAGACCCGCCGCGACGTCGGACGTGAGGCATTTCTCGAACGCGTCTGGGACTGGAAGGACAAACACGGCGGCATCATCATTCAGCAGCTGAAACGTCTCGGTTGCTCCTGCGATTGGGAACGCGAGCGCTTCACCATGGACGAGGACTACTCGAGCCAAGTCTCCGAGGTGTTCACCAAGCTCTTCAACGACGGCCTGATCTACCGCGGCAAACGCATGGTCAACTGGTGTCCGGTTTCCCTGACCGCACTCTCTGACGAGGAGGTGATCTCCAAGCCTCAGAAATCCAAACTTTACTTCATGAAATACGAACTCGTCGATGCCCCCGGCGAGTTCCTGGAAATCTCCACCACCCGACCCGAAACCCTGATGGGCGATGTCGCTGTGGCGGTGAACCCGAAAGACGAACGCTACACCGATCTGATCGGGAAGAAAGTGCGCCGTCCGTTCCCTGCGGCTGAAATCCCCATCATCGCAGATGATCACGTGGATGTGGAGTTCGGCACCGGTGCCCTGAAAATCACTCCTGCCCACGACAAGGCGGACTTTGACATTGGTATGCGCCATGATCTGGAAATCATCGATACCTTGAATGCCGATGGCACGGTGAACTGCCCCGAGTGCCCGGACCTCGATGGTCTGGATCGCTTTGTCGCCCGTAAAAAAGCCGCGCAGAAGCTCGAGGAACTCGGCCTGCTGATCAAGGTGGAGGAGCACGACAACAACGTCGGCTACTCCGAGCGCGCTGATGTGCCGATCGAGCCGCGCATTTCCATGCAGTGGTTCCTGAAATACCCGGCCACGGAAGAAACCGCCGAGGCTGTGGCCAAGGGGGACATTCAATATCGTCCTGCCCGCTGGGCCAAAACTCACGCCAACTGGATGGACAACATTCAGGACTGGTGCATCAGCCGCCAGCTCTGGTGGGGGCACCAGATTCCGGTGTGGTATCGGAAGGAAAAATCCGAGGCCCTGCTCGCCGCCGAGTCGCTCGACGTGGCTGATCTCGAAGCTGGCGATATCTACGTCGGTGCCGAGCCACCGTCCGACCCGGAAAACTGGGTGCGCGATGAAGACGTGATGGACACCTGGTTCAGCTCATGGCTGTGGCCTTTTGCTACCATGTCGGAGGACGAGCAGAAGAAATTCTACCCCACCAGCGATCTGGTCACCGGTCCGGACATCATCTTCTTCTGGGTAGCCCGCATGATCATGGCCGGCTTCTACTTCAAGGATGAGATTCCGTTCAAAAACGTGTTCTTCACCTCCATCATCCGCGATATCAAAGGGCGGAAGATGAGCAAATCCTTGGGCAACTCACCGGATCCCATCGACCTGATGGACCAGTATGGTGCCGATGGCCTCCGTTTCGGATTGCTGCGCACCGCTCCTGTGGGGGCGGACGTTCGCTTTGACGAATCCTTGGTTGCCGAAGGTCGGAACTTTGCGAACAAGCTCTACAACGCCTGCCGCTTCCGCCAGATGCTGGACAGTGGTGCCAGCGAGATTCATGCTCAGCTCACCGAGGTCAGCGGACTGCGTCCGTATCACATCGATATCGCCCGCAAGCTCGACCAGCTCACGGCGGATCAGGAGAAGGCATACGGCGATTACAAGTTCAACGAAATTGGCCAGCAGCTCTATGACTTCCTCTGGAGTGAGTTCTGCGATAAATTCCTGGAGGCCGTGAAAGGTGACCTGCGCGAGTCTGCCAGCGAAGCGGCGCGGAACACCACCTTGGCCGTTTTCGATGCAGTGATGAGTCGCTACCTGCAATTGCTCCACCCCTACATGCCGCACATCACCGAAGAGCTGTCTGCCCGGATGGGATACGTTTCCGAAGGTGAGTTCCTGATGCAGAAAGAGCTCCCATCCACTCGTCTGATCGAGGGGCAGGAAGACGCTGCCAGCCGCGCCGATGCCGTCTACACCACGGCCGGTCGGATGCGCAACCTGAAGGCCGAATACAATGTGGCCGCCCGCAAGGATGTGAAATTCATCATCATCAAAGCCGAGCCATGGCTCGCGGATGAGTCGGATGTGCTGGGCCTGCTGGCTGGTGGTGAAATTGAAATTTGCGATAGCTACGATGCCCCCAAAGGAACTCCAGCCGCCGTCACCGATGTCGGTGAGGTCTACATGCCGCTGGAAGGCCTGATCGATGTGGAAGCTGAGAAAGCCCGACTCGACAAGGAGATCTCCAAGGTCGAAATCGAGGTGAAGAAATGCGACGGCAAACTTGGCAATGCCGCCTTTGTCGATAAAGCACCGGCGGCACTTGTCGATCGGGAAAAAGCACGCCGCGAGGAGTGGAGCCAGAAACTCAGTCAGCTGCAGGAAATGCGCAACGCCCTCTAACATAGACGACTGCAAACCGGGGGCACATCTTGCTTGTCACCCGGTATCAGTCAGCTAGCCTGCGAGCAGAATTCACGTTGATGCCCAAAATCGAGGACATACCCGCACTCCCCAGTGATGCTGCAGAGCTCTTGGAAGCCGTAGGCTATCTGGATGTGGCGGATCTTGCCGGTGCGGATCTGCATCAGCTCCATGCCGAGCTGGTCAAGGCGAATGAGAAGCTGCAGATTGCCGAGACCACACCTAGCGTAGCCGATCTCAAAAGTTGGCGTGGCGAACTCGGGGACGAAGCGGCCGCGGAAGAGAACTTTGCCGATGATGATGCGGACGAAGCTGAGACTTCGGAATCCGAAGCCAGCGAAGCAGCGCCCAAGCCTAGCGATCATCAAGGTGACCTTCATGTCATTGAGATGGAGGAGGGGGTGACCAACTTTGAAAACGAGCAGGAGGTCATCGACATGCTGCAAATGTCTCCCACCGCCGAGCCCTTGCCGGCAGCGTTGATCAAGGAGAACCGCTTAGCCGTTTCCGACATCCCCGAGGGCATTCTGCTCACCGCGTGGGAAGGCGAACTCGAGGTCAATGTCATGAACGCCAGCAAGCCGACTGAGGCTGAAAAGCGTGAAGCCGATGCCAAACGCACCGGACTGATGACCTCACGCATTCGAGGTTTTGACCAGGCCGACGCTCCTGACCATGTGGTGAAACCACTCGACCGAGGGAAGCCGAAAGATGTGGTTTCTGTCAGTAAGGACCTGAATTCCGGCATCGACCCCTCATCACGGCGTTTTGTCCGCGGTGTGCTGCACCCGAGTCCGGGGAACGTGAAAACTTCTGCCTTTTTCACCGCCGTGGTGCAAATTCTGTTGGTCGCCAACTTGATTGGAATCCCGTGGATGCTGATCCACGAATATCGCAGTGGCGTGGAAATGATGGGCTGGGTGATCGGTCTGTTTTCAGGGCTTGTGGTCGCTGCGCTCTGCTATCTTTTCTGGGGGCTGAGTGCACGTTGCCGCATCTGCAGTCAGCGCCAGTTTACTCCTAAAAAGTGCCTTAAGAATAAGAAAGCCCATCACATTCCTCTGATCGGCTACATCTTTCCCACCGCCTTGCACGCCTTATTCTACAAGTGGTTTTACTGCATTTACTGCGGCACGGCGATTCGCTTGAAAAAGTAGCAAACTACTCCCTTGCGTGAGAGTCCATGGTGATGGTCACCGGGCCATCGTTGACCAGGGAGACCTGCATATCGGCACCGAATTCTCCCCGGGCACAGGCTTTACCCAGCTCCTTTTCCGCTGTGGCGAGGAATTGCTCGTAAAGGGGGATCGCCACTTCGGGGCGGGCTGCTTTGATGAATGAGGGGCGGTTGCCTTTTTTCGTGCCTGCATGCAGAGTGAACTGACTGACAACTAACAACTCGCCATCAACATCCGTCAGACAGCGGTTCATTTTCCCTTCGTCGTCTGGAAAAATACGCATCTTGGTGATCTTGCCGACCAACCAGTCGATGTCCGTCTGACTGTCCTCGGGAACGATTCCTAACAAAATAAGAAAGCCGTGACCAATCTTGCCGGCAACTCGACCTTCGATGCTGACACTTGCTTCGGATACGCGTTGAATAACTACTCGCATGATGGATGGGATGGTGATGAATCGATAAACAGTCGCTTCTCTTTGCGTCTGAAATAACGATCTTGGGGAAGGTTGACTTTGGCGATGCTGCTGTCTTCGATCAATGACAGGCAGCGCGTGATGAGGTCGGAGCTGATCTCGGCCACCTGATGCTTTTGCAGATAATCGTGCACGGCCATCTGGCGCAGGGCGGGGGAGAGGGAGGCGAGGGTGGGCAAATAGAGTCGACCCTGCGGGTCTTCCAGCTCGTAGCCCTGCAAGACCTCTTGCAGCGATTGCTGGGTCGATTGCGCAATGGCGGCGGCGCGCACCAGTGCCGGTTTCACGTTTCTGCCCATGATGTCTTCTAACAAGGGTAGCGCCTCGTTACGCAAGCGGTTCCGCGTTGCCACCGCCTGGGCATTGCTGTGATCCTCGCGGTAGCTGATGTGCTGCTGCTGGATATATGCATCGATGTCACTGCGGGTGGTCTGCAACAGGGGCCGCAAGAATTGCAGGGAGACGCCATCGATTTCATGCTGTGATGCATGGTCCATGCCCTTCAGTCCGCCCGAGCCGCGCAGGAGGTTGAACAAAATGGTCTCCGCCTGGTCATCGGCATGATGCGCCAGCAAGACGCAGTGGCAATGGTGCTGCACGGCGCAGCGACTGAAAAACTGGTGCCGGGTATTGCGCGCCGCTAGCTCTATCGACTGCTGACGGCTTTCTGCCACTGAGGCCACATCCACGGAGGTCAGCTCGCAGGGGAGGTCGAACCTTTTTGCCAGGTCCTCGACCCATGCGGCGTCTTGCTCCGAGTCCGCCGCGCGCAGCCGATGGTTCACATGGCAAAGCACCAGCTTGTCATAGCCATGCTCGAGCAGGCTGTGCAACAAGGCGACGGAGTCCCGACCACCGGAAATGGCGAGCAGGAAGGTATCGCCTTTCGAGTGCGTGAGGAACTCGGGATGAAGAGGGAGCTTCACGTGCGATACGATAGAAAAGTCTCAATCACTTGTCGAGACGGAGCGATTAAGACGCGGCGGCAGCGGCTGCATCGCGGCATTTCTCGCAGCAGTAACGGCCGGATGCAGGTTCACATTTCTCGCAGCAGAAGTGTTGATCGTTGCAGGGTGGGTAGGCGCAGTTGACGTAGCGAGAGCTTTCCTCGCCACAGTGGATGCAGTGGCTGACGGTGCTCGGGTTGACGTGGTTGACGGGAACTCCCACGCGCTGGTCGAAGACGTAGCATTCGCCATCGTAATTCTCGCCGCGCGCTTCCGGGTCTTTGCCGTATTCGACGATGCCTCCCAAGAGCTGATTGACGTCCTCAAAACCTTCCTTCACCAGAAAACCACTGAACTTTTCACAGCGAATTCCACCGGTGCAGTAGGTTAGGATTTTTTTGCCATCGAGTTCCTCGCGGTGCTCTTTGATCCACTCGGGCAGCTCCTTGAAGTTGCCGATGTCCGGGCGGATGGCTCCTTTGAAATGCCCGAGATCGTATTCGTAATCATTGCGGGCATCGAGGATGACGGCCTCGGGGTTTTCCATTTCCTCTTTCCATTCCTTCGGCGTGAGGTGCTTGCCGGTGTATTCGTTCGGGGAAATATCCTCGTCGCCCAGGCCGAGGGTGACGATTTCATCGCGTGCCTTGACCGAGAGCTTGGGAAAGACGTGATCCTGCTCTTCATCGATCTTGAAGGTCATGGCTGCCGTGCGGGGATCGGCGTGCATGGCTTCGATGTAGGCCTCACAGGCGGACCTAGGGCCAGAGAGCGTGCCGTTGATGCCTTCCTTGGCGACGATGATGCGTCCGAAAAGTCCCAGCTCCTCGCATAAGGCACGCTGTTGATCACGATACAGTTCGGGATCCTCGATATCGGTGTAGAGATAATAAAGAAGAACAAGAAATGGTGGCTGCTCCATGGCTGTTGCTTAAGTCAAAATGAAACAGGGTGCAAGTATTTGAATTTATGCACGCTGAGGCGTCGAAGGCGACACAAAAAGGGACGCCGCATGTTCGTGCGGCGTCCCTGAATAATGAAAATGGATGGGCGGACTACTTTTTCTTTTTAGTCGCTTTTTTGGCCGTCTTCTTGGCGACCTTCTTCGTGGTTGTTTTCTTCTTAGCAACCTTCTTT contains:
- a CDS encoding OmpA family protein, which codes for MENQESTTSSTPEQAAPVVATKPAANPALTTGLIILVVVLLFIMLMFSMNGQSPFSKKDSSDLTELKARNAQLRADTNAIRQSRGEAPLPESAHSARSMADRLQRDAVSLAALTSQWEKELAQKDAAMRKLESELNAHSQNSQQLYAQIATLQKELAQAGNASAEVTRLQNDLKIAENQAAMLRKQLTEFQSRPTNEQLASLNKMLDVSIAKEKQLQQQVNALREDAKNSVERKKYSDVVAELEQLRPRVNQQRYEIQRLRAQLDRTRLFIESYKDLPAEAAALFERLRTLENTNPQQLAAAYQNIGTTLNARIVLRQEFATGSSQITFDREALIRQALSTKKDPDTFFLVVGYASKTGDAKSNRELSAKRATTVASVVNTMKESGQQVKAVYLGQTSRFSTEDHTQNQICEVWEIVK
- the dtd gene encoding D-aminoacyl-tRNA deacylase encodes the protein MRVVIQRVSEASVSIEGRVAGKIGHGFLILLGIVPEDSQTDIDWLVGKITKMRIFPDDEGKMNRCLTDVDGELLVVSQFTLHAGTKKGNRPSFIKAARPEVAIPLYEQFLATAEKELGKACARGEFGADMQVSLVNDGPVTITMDSHARE
- the tsaD gene encoding tRNA (adenosine(37)-N6)-threonylcarbamoyltransferase complex transferase subunit TsaD, with product MPTTILAIESSCDETAVAILRHEPGQLEILASEISSQIDIHREFGGVVPELASRNHSLHLRPLIELALANAGLKIHDIDAFGATAGPGLASSLLVGNTTAKSLSVATGKPFISVNHMEGHLLSPFLEAPELKSNLALIVSGGHTLLIHMRDFGDYKLLGSTRDDAAGEAYDKVGKMLGLPYPGGPEIEKQAHQGSATAFDFPRAMMKEGLDFSFSGLKTAVLYQLEKLDPEQGRAPKDAIPDLCASFQQAVIDVLVTKTLRAAAQCGEKLITLSGGVSCNKTLRNAMQEACDQNGLELLIAPPALSTDNAAMIGFVALHSHLRGKKSSLHEDINPNLKLAHA
- a CDS encoding valine--tRNA ligase, yielding MSELPKAYEPQAVEKNWYAAWLENQCFSADPSSEKEGYSIVIPPPNVTGILHLGHVLNNTIQDILCRRARQQGKEVMWLPGTDHAGIATQTKVERQLRDEEGKTRRDVGREAFLERVWDWKDKHGGIIIQQLKRLGCSCDWERERFTMDEDYSSQVSEVFTKLFNDGLIYRGKRMVNWCPVSLTALSDEEVISKPQKSKLYFMKYELVDAPGEFLEISTTRPETLMGDVAVAVNPKDERYTDLIGKKVRRPFPAAEIPIIADDHVDVEFGTGALKITPAHDKADFDIGMRHDLEIIDTLNADGTVNCPECPDLDGLDRFVARKKAAQKLEELGLLIKVEEHDNNVGYSERADVPIEPRISMQWFLKYPATEETAEAVAKGDIQYRPARWAKTHANWMDNIQDWCISRQLWWGHQIPVWYRKEKSEALLAAESLDVADLEAGDIYVGAEPPSDPENWVRDEDVMDTWFSSWLWPFATMSEDEQKKFYPTSDLVTGPDIIFFWVARMIMAGFYFKDEIPFKNVFFTSIIRDIKGRKMSKSLGNSPDPIDLMDQYGADGLRFGLLRTAPVGADVRFDESLVAEGRNFANKLYNACRFRQMLDSGASEIHAQLTEVSGLRPYHIDIARKLDQLTADQEKAYGDYKFNEIGQQLYDFLWSEFCDKFLEAVKGDLRESASEAARNTTLAVFDAVMSRYLQLLHPYMPHITEELSARMGYVSEGEFLMQKELPSTRLIEGQEDAASRADAVYTTAGRMRNLKAEYNVAARKDVKFIIIKAEPWLADESDVLGLLAGGEIEICDSYDAPKGTPAAVTDVGEVYMPLEGLIDVEAEKARLDKEISKVEIEVKKCDGKLGNAAFVDKAPAALVDREKARREEWSQKLSQLQEMRNAL